In Paenibacillus sonchi, the genomic stretch GCATACAACCGGCTGCGCGGATAACGGGATGCTTTCCCGTCGGCAAAGATTTATATAGTTAATATTTAATCATATAAAGAGTGATTTCGTCCCGGTTGTGGAACAACTGCTTGGCCCGCTGAATTTGCATCCGCTCGCTCTCGAACATAGCGATAATTTCCTTGATTACCGCCATCGGCTTCTTATGCATCAGCTTCACGGTGACAATAGCCGTTCCACCGGGCGACAGACTGTGCAGCAGCCCGGTGACCAGCTTGGCCATCAGCTTGGGGCTCCAGCTCATATCGCAGACGAGCAAGTCAAATTCATTCTCCGGGAATTTCACGTCTCCGGCATTTTTACGCAGGATCTTCAGCGCAGGATTCTTGCGGAGCGACTCGTGCATGAGCGCCGGGTCCACGGCAGTCACCTTAAGCCCCCGCTCCAGCAGAAACGAGGTCCAGCCGCCGGGAGAGGCACCGATATCCACAGCATTCCGGAAGCTGTGAAACGGAATCGCGAACTCCTTTTCCGCCTCCATCAGCTTGAACTTCGCCCGGGATATCTGCCCATCCTCTTTGCGGAAGCGGATCATGCCTCCATTCCAGCTTGACAAATTTTCCTCTGGACGGGATACACCCGCATACAGCGCCCCGCCGTCCGCATAGACGGAAATGACCCAGGCCGGGTCCTGGACGGTGAACTCAGCGCCCAGGTCCTGCAGCCGCTCCTGCAGCCATTCGCGCAGTTCTCCCGGACTGTCCGGCCAGAAGGAGCTGTGGCCTTTGCGGACATGCAGCGCCACCTTCTCGCCTTCAAGCCCGCTGCGCCGGCTCAGGTAGACAGCCAGCCGGCCCAGCGCAGACAGGTCCCCCTGGTCCTGAAACTGCACCGGCTGAATATGCCGCAGGAAGATCGGCGGCTGGCCGGCCAATACCCGCGACACTTCTTCAGGCTCCGCTTCAAGTGTGGCCAGGAAAATTTCGCCCGGCAGCAGCAGCGTGCTCTTCACCGCACCGAACAGGCGGCGGAGCTCCTCCTGTGCATATGGGGCAAAACCGTGGTTAGCGGTGCAAATATACCGCGAATGTGCTTTTCCTTCCGGGGCAGAGGTCTGCCCGGGGTTGCTTCAGTAAAATCGTTCAAAGGATTGAGCCTCCAGGTCTTATTTTAATCCAGGGACGACCGCTATCCCATTCAATATCAGCTGGAATATCATAGGTAGCCAAGATCATTTCTTTCGTCAGCACTTCTTCTTTGGGACCGGAGCCGGCCAGCTTGCCGTCCCGGATCAGGGCCACATGCGTAAACAGCGGCACAATCTCTTCAACATGATGTGTGACATATACAACTGATACATCACGCTGCTTCAGCTTGTCAATCTCGGCCAGCATCTTTTCACGTTCATACAGGTCAAGTCCGGCGCAGGGCTCATCCAGGATGAGCAGCTTCGGCTCAGCCATCAGGCAGCGTGCCAGCATCGCCTTTTTGCGTTCCCCTTGAGACAAGGTTCCAAACGGATGGTAAGCCAACTCCCCAAGATTCATGTCCTCCAGCAGCCGGATCGCCTGATCGTGAACGGCATGCGGAATATCCTGGTAGAAACGCAGGTAGGCGTAGGCACCCGTTGCGACAACCTCCCATACGGGATCGGTCAGCGACAGCTTTTCCATCAATGATGGTCCGATATAGCCGATCTCCTTGCGCACCTCGCGCAGATCACACTGGCCGTATTTATAACCAAGCACCTCGACGGAACCCTTGCTTGGAAACAGGTAGCCGGTCATCATCTCCAGCAATGTTGTTTTGCCTGAGCCGTTGCGGCCCAGAATCACCCAGTTTTCGCCTTGCTTCATTTCCAGCGACACATCGTCCAGAATCAGGCTTTGCTCCCTGCGAAGGGTCAGATGTTGTAAAGATATCATTTATGAGGTCACACTCCTTATGTAGTCCAGCACCCGTTCTACAGAGCCCATTGAATAATAAATATGCGGAGCCTTGCTCCGGTCTGCGGGGGCAACCAGCAGTGCAGGCACACTGGATATCCGGTATGTATTCACCAGCATTGGCAGCATGTTCACGTTGCCTGCGGCGATCAACAGCTCTTCCGGCAGCAGATGCTCTGCGACCTCCAGCATGCGGCGGGCAGCTTTACAGGTTCCGCACAGCGGAGTATAGAAAAATACCACCAGCGGCTCCCCCTTCCGTTCCAGCGCCTCCAGCAGTTCCTGCTGATTCATCTCCTTCATCGCCAGCCCCCCTGGGCGGCAATCTCCAGTAACCCGGATATGAACAGGCTGATCATAGCTGCACCTCCGCTTCATACCATTTGCGTACTGCGGCAATTTCCTGCCGGTGTGTTCCGTCGGGTCCCTTCCCGGTCTCCAAGGCAATAGCCGTCCGGCCAAAAGGTTCCGCAGTCAGCAGCGTCCGCAAGCCCGCGTCACCGATACAGCCTTTGCCGATCTGGGCATGCCTGTCCTTGCGCAAGCCGAACGCATACATGGAATCGTTCAGATGTACGGCCGCAAGATGCGGCCAATAGCCAAGCGCTTCCCCACGCTGCAGGAATTCCCCCGTATGCTGCGGGTTCCAGATCCCGGCGGCGAACGCATGGCAGGTGTCCAGGCAAAACCCGATTTTTTCCGGATAACGGCTGAGCTCACGGATTTTGACCAGCTCTTCCAGGGTCATGCCTTCCTTGCCGTGATTGCCGGCCTGGTTTTCTATCAGGAGCTTGGCCTGCCCGTCCCAGCTTTTCAGCGTATCATTTATACATTGTATAATATTTTGGTAGCCTTGTAATGGCTCGGTCCCGGAGAAATGGCCAAAATGAACCACAATGCCCAGCGAACCGCAGGCTTCGGCAATCTCCAGGTCGTTGAGCAGCGATGCCACCATTACCGGCCGGGGTGTCGCCCCTTCACTGGCCGCTGCCAGATTAGTGGGATAAGGGGTATGCGCAATGGACACCATTCCCTTCTCCCGGCAAAAGGCAGCACAGCTAGAGGCATCCCGCTTGTCGAGCGGCTTCACGCGCAAACTGCGCGGATTCTTTGGAAAATATTGAAAACATGTCGCACCGCTCTCCCAGGCGAACCGGGCAGCCTGCCCGTATCCGCCGCGAATGCTGACATGTGCCCCGATTTTGGGACTACTCGTCATGCTGGCAGTCCGGGCAATAAAACACTTTGCGCCCGGACAGCTCTATTTTGACAATCGTTCCCCCATCACGCAGGCAAGGTTCGCCCTCACGATCGTACACTTTACACTTATCATTATAGGAACCGGTAACTGTATCTCCGGCCATGAACGGCATTTCCATATAGCCCCCGATTTCAGTGGCCTCTGTCAGCACCTTGCGGACACTGTCATACAGCCGTGTCACTGCTTCCGGCGTCAGGTTCTGCACCAGCGTCGTCGGCAGGAGCCTGGCCTCAAAAGCAATTTCATCCGCATAACAGTTGCCGATCCCCGCCATAACCTGCTGATTGACCATCAGGCTCTTCAGCGCACCCCGGCGCCCTTTCAGCAGTCCCGCGAACCGTTCAGATGTCATGCGGCGGTCCAGCAGCTCCGGTCCCAGCTTGCCCATTGCCGCCTCGCTTTCCTTGACGGACAGCAGGTGCAGATATCCCAGGCGCAGCCCCATGAAATACAGGATGTGATCTCCAAAAGCAAGCTCAACCTGTGTAGAGCGCTCAGGCCGCTCTGCCTCCGTACCGTAAAACAGCAGTCCGCCCAGCATCAGATGCAGCAGCAGCCTGCGGCCATCGTGAAGATGGAACAGGATATGCTTGGCACGGCGCTCCACAAATACAATGCGTGCTCCAAGGAGCGCTTGGGTGAATTCCGGGGTCTCCATGTTGATGGTTTTCTCCCGGTTTACGGTTACGCCTGTAATTGGAACATTTATAAGATGCTGGCTGAGCAGCTTTCGGTAATTCTCCATTTCCGGCAATTCCGGCATATTGGCATCTTCCCTTCGAAGGTATCATAGATAAGTAAATTGCACACCTTTGACATTATACACCGAGTGTCACCATAAGTTCAGCTAAATCAGCACAAATTTCATCCGGCTCCACTCCGGTTAGACGCTGATAGTCTTCCAGATTATCCCTTGTAGTCAGCCCGGTCAATACCAGAATGGTCCGGCAGCCTGCACGGGCTCCTGCGGAAATGTCTGTCCGCATGTTGTCCCCGACCACAACGGCCTCGCCCGGATCAATACCCATCAGCGATGTAGCATACGCAATGAGATGCGCTTCGGGTTTGCCGATGACAACGGGCGGAATCCCGCTTGCCGCTTCAATTGCAGCTCCCAGTGAACCTGCACCGGGCATGACGCCGTCATCGGAAGGAAGCATCAGGTCCGGATTCGTCAGCACAAACTTCGCCCCCTCGCGGACCCAGCGGGAAGCCTTTGCCAGGGAATCGTATGTAAAAGACCGGTCAATGCCCTGTACAACATATTCCGGCGCTTCGCTCACCAAGCGGAGTCCGGCTTCGCGGCAAGCCTGAATCAACCCCTCTTCCCCAAGTATCGCCACGGTTGCTCCCGGCGATTCCCCCGCGATGTAGCGGGCTGCAGCCAATGATGAAGTGCACACCTCCTGAGCTTCTGCTTCGATGCCCATAGCGCACAGATGCGCCGCCACACTCGCCGGGGTCCGCGAAGAATTGTTCGTTACGAACATAAAGGGAATTCCTGCCGTACGCAGTGCCGCGACAAGCAGATCTGCCCCCTGAATCATCCGGCCTCCATGATATAGAGTTCCATCCAAATCGATCAACAATCCTCCAACATGGTCCATTGTGTTCGCCCCCATTACAGCGGATTTTCTTTTAATCACATTAATTATTATTTATATTAAATTTCTTTACCAGCAGTTATCACATGTAAATAATCCATGACCTGCTCATCATTTATTGCTGGCTTCATGCTCATTTCCCGACGGGCAGGCACCGTTGATTTTTCGCCAATTTCTCTACTGCTTCGTTGCTTTTTCATCCAGCTAATCCTTTAAATTTAACACACTTCGTCGAAAGCTAGCGAACCCCTGACGGGGCCGTCTTTTTTTGGCATGCCCCTGTCATTTCCTGCGCTTTCCCGGAAAATAATTCACTTTCCCGGGTCATTTCCCGGCGTTCTCCGGTACACGGGAAAGGTGCAGAATTCCTCGGCCAGCAATGTCTGCGGAAAGATTTCCTGCGCCTCCGCCAGCAGCGGAAGCAGCTCTTCCTGCGTGGTATAACGAGAACTGAAGTGGGTCAGCAGCAGCTCACGCCCGCCTGCATCACGCGCCAGCTCAGCGGCCTGCCGGGCTGTGCTGTGATGATATTGATGAGCCATTTCCTTCAGATCATGGCCAAAGGTTGCCTCATGAATAATCAGATCTGCATCCAATGCAAGCGGTAAGGTCCCTTGGCAAGGTCTGGTATCGCCCAGCACAGTTACAATCCGTCCACGCTTTGGAGCATTGACCACCTCCGCTGCGCGGATCAGAACGCCTTCCTCGGTCGTTACATCCTGCCCTTTTTTCAAAAGGCCATAGAGCGGCCCCGGCTTCAGACCATAGCTCATCAGCAGCTCCTTATTCAGATTGCCTGGGCTGTCTTTCTCCGTCACCCGGTAGCCGTAGCTGTCAATCCGGTGCTCCAGCAGTCCGGCCTCCACCTTAAAGCCGTCATCCTCGAAGATAAGTCCTCCGCTATGCTCAACAATCTCCAGCGGGTAAGGAATGCGGGACTGGCTGACGGACAAGGAGATGTCCAGATAGGCTTTGAGACCAGGCGGTCCGTACACTGTAAGCGGGCCAGTGCCGCCCTGATACCCGCGGCTGGACAATAGACCCGGCAAGCCGAACAAGTGGTCACCGTGCAGATGGGTAATGAACAGCTTCTCCAGCTTCCCCAGCCGCAGCGGGGAACGGAGAACCTGGTGCTGTGTACCTTCTCCGCAATCGAACATCCAGAAGCTGCGCCGCTCTTCCAGCAGGCGGAGTGCAACCGAGGTTACATTCCGCTGCAGCGTCGGTACCCCGGCATTGGTACCCAAAAAGTATATTTCCATAGTGCTCCTCCTCTCTTCATTTTACCCGGGAATCATTCATTTTCCCTTCATCTGAATCTCATGAAGAGAATTTTACCCTTTTTAGGACAAAAAAGCATCTTTCGGTCCCCTGTAAGCTCCAGCAAAAAACCTCCCGTTACGGGAGGTTCCGCTCTGAAGGACGTTGTCCCTACAGAAGGAGTGTATGGGAAGGGAAGCTTACTGCTTCTCCACATTAAAATATTGCGCTTCAGGATGGGCGAACACCATCGCCGACACCGAAGCCTCCGGCTCCATCATGAAGCCTTCGGTAAGCTCGACACCGATATCTCCGGGCGACATCAGCTTGAACAGCGGCCCCTGATCCTCCAGATCCGGGCAAGCCGGATACCCAAAGGATACACGAATGCCCTGATAGCGGGCTCCGTGTCTCTGCTTCATCGTCATATCCGCCGGGTCCGGGAATCCCCAGGTATCCCGCATCATATGATGGACACGTTCCGCCAGACCTTCTGCGACCTCCAGCGCCACCGCCTGCAGGGCGTGGGAGCGGAGATAATCGCCTTTGTCCCTCAGCTCGGCTGACATTTCACGTACACCGTGACCGGCAGTCACTACCAGGAAGCCGACATAATCCATAATTCCGCTGTCCACGGATTTCAGGAAGTCAGCCAGACATAGATATGGCTCAACATTCTGGCGCGGGAACGTGAAGGTATGAAGTACCGTGGCTGTATCCTGCGGGTCATAGATCAGAATATCATTCCCCCTGGATTGCGCCGGGAAAAATTGATACATGGCATGCGGAGTCATCGTACCCTCCAGCATGGCATGATGGAGAATTTCATCCACAGTCTCCTTCAGTTCGACTGTGCGCGGGTCACCGGCTGCAAGCTGGGCTTCTACCGAGCCCTTCAGTCCAAGATGATGACCCAGCAGCATCTGCATATTCACATAGGGGATAATATGCCCGAGCGGATAATTGCGCAGGACATGCCGTTCCAGATCGGGAGGTGTAAACACAGGCGCATCCGGCGAAATCTTCGAGCGGACGGCCCTGGTCAGCACGGGAAGCTCCTGCTGCGGAGCGACAGCTACAGCGGCCTCCGCTTCAAGGCGAACCTCCTCTTCGATCTTGACCCGTTCCTCCGGATTCATCAGCCGGTTGGCGATATCCAGACCGTCCATGGCATCTTTGGCATAGAGCACCAGCCCGTCATATTCCGGACGGATACGCGTCTTGGTGAACTTGCGGGTCAACGCCGCACCGCCAACCATGATCGGCACATCGATACCGGCTGTGCGCAAATCCTGGGCAGTCAGCACCATCTGCTGTGCCGACTTCACGAGCAGGCCGGACAGCCCGATCGCATCGGCTTTTTCCCGCCGGAATGCTTCGATGATACTCTCCGGTGGTACTTTTATGCCCAAATTGATAATCTCGTAACCATTATTGGAGAGAATGATCTCCACCAGATTTTTGCCGATATCATGCACATCGCCCTTAACGGTTGCCAGCATGATCTTGCCCTTAACCGAGGTTTCATCTTTCTGCATGAACTGCTCCAGATGGCTGACAGACGCCTTCATCACTTCAGCGCTTTGCAGCACTTCTGCGACAATCAGCTCATTGTTGTTGAACAGCCTTCCGACTTCGGACATTCCCGCCATCAGCGGCCCGTTAATGATCTCCAGCGGTCCTGACTTGGTTAGAGCCTCATTGAGATCAGGGATCAAGCCTTCCTTCGTCCCCTCCACCACATAGGATGCGAGGCGCTCTTCCAGAGAGAGATTGGAGATCTTCTCTTTCTTCTCCACCTTCTTACCGCGAAAAGCGGCTACAAAGGCGGAAAGTGTATCATCATTCGTATTATAGATCAGCTGCTCGGCCAGATAACGTTCTTGTTCAGGAATGGAAGCATAGCGTTCCACCTTTTCCGTATTCACAATGGCATAATCCAGTCCGGCTTTGGTGCATTCATAGAGGAACACGGAGTTAAGAACCTCGCGTCCTGCCTCAGGCAGACCAAACGAAACGTTGCTGATGCCCAGAATCGTATGCACTTCAGGAAGGGCTTCCTTGATCAGCCGGATTCCGTCAATCGTCTCCTTGGCGGAGCCGATATATTGCTCATCCCCGGTACCTACAGGGAATACCAGCGTATCAAAAATCAGGTCCTCCGGGGCCAGTCCATATTTATTAACCAGCAGTTCATAAGAACGTTTGGCAACATTCAGCTTATCTGCAGCCTTTATAGCCTGTCCTGACTCGTCAATGGTCCCCACAACAATTGCCGCCCCATACTTATGGATCAATGGTGTGACCAGTTCGAACTTTTCTTCGCCATCTTCAAGGTTAATGGAGTTAATGATTGCTTTTCCCTGGCTGTACTGCAGCGCCAGATCAATCACCTTCGGATCGGTGGTATCGATCATTAGCGGAACTTTGACCTTTTTGACTACCAGCTCCAGAAACTTCGTGATATCTGCACTCTCATCGCGGTCAGGGTCCTGCACACAGACGTCAATCACCTGCGCACCGCTCTTCACCTGGGCCCGGGCGATTTCAGAGGCCTCCTCATATTTGCCTTCCACGATCAGCCGCTTGAACTTCCGCGAGCCGAGCACATTTGTGCGTTCACCCACCATGTAAGGGCGGTTGTCGCTCTCGATATATACAGGCTCTATCCCTGAAAGCGCAGGCGGATGCTGCCCGTCGAGTCCCCGGGGCGGATATTCCGCCAATACCTCAGCCATTGCACGGATATGATCCGGCGTTGTCCCGCAGCAGCCTCCGGCAATATTCAGCCAGCCCTTCTCCGCAAATCCCGCAAGCTTGCGGGCAAGCGAATCCGGCGACTCATGATAATTGCCGTTCTCATCGGGCAGTCCCGCATTCGGATAGCAGCTCACCGCTGCGGAGGAGATCGCCGAGAGGGAACGGATATGATCGCGCATAAACTCAGGTCCGGTCGCACAATTGAGGCCGATGGAGATCGGCTTCAGGTGCTCGAGCGAAATGTAAAAGGCTTCTATGTTCTGGCCGGCAAGCGTAGTCCCCATAGGCTCAATTGTCCCCGATATCATAACCGGAAGGGTGATACCCGACTGTTCAAAAGCATTGCGGATACCTATGCTTCCCGCCTTCACATTCAGGGTATCCTGGGACGTTTCGAGCAGCAGTGCGTCTACTTTGCCTTCGATCAGCGCGGCTGCCTGCTCCTCATAGCTCTGCACAAGCTCCTGGAAGGTGACCCCTCCGGTTACTGAGAGAGTCTTCGTTGTCGGGCCCATAGCTCCAATCACATAGCGGGGCCGGTCAGGTGTGTCATATTTGTCTACGGCATTCCTTGCAAGTCTGGCTGCTTCGAGATTAATCTCACGCGCCCGCTGCGGAATATCATATTCAGCCAGTACAACAGAGGTAGCACCGAAAGTGTTGGTCTCAATTAAATCCGCACCGGCTTCGAGATATTTCTCGTGGATGCCCTGTATTAGCTCAGGCCGGGTAAGGACCAGCATTTCATTGCAGCCGTCAAGCTCCTCCCCGCCAAAATCGGCACCGGTAAGCGGCACCTGTTGAATCATCGTACCCATTGCTCCGTCAAGAATCAGTATGCGCTGCTGTAAGCTTTCAGCAAGTGTGAATTTAGCCACTTTCTATCCCCCAGTAAAACATTAGAGTAAGTTTAGCAGAATTAAAGGATTTCGAAAAGCCTTCCTTTCCTCTCTGCTTTATCTGTAATTGCTGACGGCAGATTCCGTCCAGGTTTCTATCCTATTAGGGCTGGACCACTAGCTTTTTGCTGGGCATGGAATGCTGTGTCCGTGCTGTTACGTGGGAGGTCACAGTAAACTCCCCCTCGGCTTCCATCGTTCCTTCTGCTTTATATATACCATTCCCTGCTGACTCGCCTGTGAATTCAAGCTTTGACTCTGTATTATTGTTGCTGACGATTTCAAAAAGAACTTCTTTCGCATCATCCACCGGTTGGCCGTTTTGTGTAACCAGCGCCTCAAAGACCACCTTCTGGCCCGCTGCAACCTGCTGAGGACTCCAGGACAGTTCTACTTTTATAGGCTCCATGGATATATTTGACTCAGCATGCATATGATTCATATCCCCATTGCCGCCAGAGCAGCCAGAAAGAGTTGCCGCAATGATTAACGATAACAACGCAGTCAGTTTCCTTGGGTTCAACATTTGGAGTCCTCCCAGGTAATTGGTAGATTTCATGATAATACTGACATCTTGTGAAGCATTCTCATCTATTATACACATAATATTCGAATTATCAGTAAATAAACTCATTTTTCCGCACTATGCCGTGATAATGGTCACATACACTTCCTTTTTCAATAAAAAAGCCGCATCCCAAATCAGGATAACGGCTTCTTGGAAGCGGTGCTATAAAGTTTCTACAAGCGGCAGAAGCTCGCTGAGATGTCCAATCTGATAATCCGGTGTGATCTCCGGGTCGGATGCTTTGCCGGTGCGGTTAATCCATACGGTTGTCAAGCCTGCTCCAAGTCCGCCAAGAATATCGGTTGTCAGTTTGTCACCCACCATAATTCCTTCCTCGGGGGTGATATCCAGCAGATTCATGGCATGTGTGAAGATCCCCTTGTCCGGTTTGCCTTTGCCAAAGCTCCCCGAAATCACAACATGGTCAAAGTAAGGAACCAGCTCCGGAACTCCGTCAAGCTTTTCCTGCTGCAATGCAGGACAACCGTTCGTCAGGAGCAGCAGCTTCACCTTCCCCTTCAGCTCATCCAGCACTTGCAGTGTTTCTTCATATATATACGGGCGGCTGCGGCGTTCTGCGGCAAACTTAGCCGCCAGCGTTTCGGCAAGAGCTTCATCCTCCACACCCAGCGCGGCCAGTCCGCGGCGCCAGGATTCCTTGCGGTAGACAGGGGCAAGCTGCTCCATTTGACGGAATTCAAGCTGTTCACCGGCCGTAAAATTTCCCCACAACGCTTCAAAAGGGTTGATTCCTATCAGCTTGGTGAACGGAAATGTCTCATACGATTCATACAGATTCCTTGCTTCCCTGCGGACCGCTGCTTCCAGCTCCCGGGGATCGACGGAGTCTCCTGCTGCTTCACTGGCATAGCGGAATGCTTCTTCTACGCTCCGCTCATCCCAGAGCAGTGTGTCATCAAGGTCAAAGAGTACGGCTGAAATCGGCATTGTAGTTCTCCCTCTCCCTATGCTGGTCTATATCTTTACTATTCGTTCACTATTTCCACATGATTCTGCTTGGCGAACTGCTCCAGACGCTCTGTCATAGCCTTAATGTCATAACGGTTGATCAGTCTGGAGAATACCCACTGTGTGCGCTTGCCTTTATACTTGATAGAGACTGTGCCGCGAGTAACGGTAATTTTCTCAATATCTGCTGCCGGCAGCAGACGCTCCCGGTTATATTTAATGGTGGACAGTCTGGCGCGTTCAACCTTCAAATACGGACGGCGGAAAAACAGCAGTGCCGCAAGCAGAAAATACAGCACTACTCCCAGCCAGTTGGCGAGAATGCCGCTTCCTTTTGCTTCATCAATGGAGCCAACTACCCAGAACATAATGCCCAGCAG encodes the following:
- a CDS encoding ABC transporter ATP-binding protein is translated as MISLQHLTLRREQSLILDDVSLEMKQGENWVILGRNGSGKTTLLEMMTGYLFPSKGSVEVLGYKYGQCDLREVRKEIGYIGPSLMEKLSLTDPVWEVVATGAYAYLRFYQDIPHAVHDQAIRLLEDMNLGELAYHPFGTLSQGERKKAMLARCLMAEPKLLILDEPCAGLDLYEREKMLAEIDKLKQRDVSVVYVTHHVEEIVPLFTHVALIRDGKLAGSGPKEEVLTKEMILATYDIPADIEWDSGRPWIKIRPGGSIL
- a CDS encoding FixH family protein; translation: MLNPRKLTALLSLIIAATLSGCSGGNGDMNHMHAESNISMEPIKVELSWSPQQVAAGQKVVFEALVTQNGQPVDDAKEVLFEIVSNNNTESKLEFTGESAGNGIYKAEGTMEAEGEFTVTSHVTARTQHSMPSKKLVVQP
- a CDS encoding Fpg/Nei family DNA glycosylase, whose protein sequence is MPELPEMENYRKLLSQHLINVPITGVTVNREKTINMETPEFTQALLGARIVFVERRAKHILFHLHDGRRLLLHLMLGGLLFYGTEAERPERSTQVELAFGDHILYFMGLRLGYLHLLSVKESEAAMGKLGPELLDRRMTSERFAGLLKGRRGALKSLMVNQQVMAGIGNCYADEIAFEARLLPTTLVQNLTPEAVTRLYDSVRKVLTEATEIGGYMEMPFMAGDTVTGSYNDKCKVYDREGEPCLRDGGTIVKIELSGRKVFYCPDCQHDE
- a CDS encoding HAD family hydrolase codes for the protein MPISAVLFDLDDTLLWDERSVEEAFRYASEAAGDSVDPRELEAAVRREARNLYESYETFPFTKLIGINPFEALWGNFTAGEQLEFRQMEQLAPVYRKESWRRGLAALGVEDEALAETLAAKFAAERRSRPYIYEETLQVLDELKGKVKLLLLTNGCPALQQEKLDGVPELVPYFDHVVISGSFGKGKPDKGIFTHAMNLLDITPEEGIMVGDKLTTDILGGLGAGLTTVWINRTGKASDPEITPDYQIGHLSELLPLVETL
- a CDS encoding thioredoxin family protein; translated protein: MKEMNQQELLEALERKGEPLVVFFYTPLCGTCKAARRMLEVAEHLLPEELLIAAGNVNMLPMLVNTYRISSVPALLVAPADRSKAPHIYYSMGSVERVLDYIRSVTS
- a CDS encoding TIGR01457 family HAD-type hydrolase, with the translated sequence MDHVGGLLIDLDGTLYHGGRMIQGADLLVAALRTAGIPFMFVTNNSSRTPASVAAHLCAMGIEAEAQEVCTSSLAAARYIAGESPGATVAILGEEGLIQACREAGLRLVSEAPEYVVQGIDRSFTYDSLAKASRWVREGAKFVLTNPDLMLPSDDGVMPGAGSLGAAIEAASGIPPVVIGKPEAHLIAYATSLMGIDPGEAVVVGDNMRTDISAGARAGCRTILVLTGLTTRDNLEDYQRLTGVEPDEICADLAELMVTLGV
- a CDS encoding SAM-dependent methyltransferase, whose protein sequence is MCTANHGFAPYAQEELRRLFGAVKSTLLLPGEIFLATLEAEPEEVSRVLAGQPPIFLRHIQPVQFQDQGDLSALGRLAVYLSRRSGLEGEKVALHVRKGHSSFWPDSPGELREWLQERLQDLGAEFTVQDPAWVISVYADGGALYAGVSRPEENLSSWNGGMIRFRKEDGQISRAKFKLMEAEKEFAIPFHSFRNAVDIGASPGGWTSFLLERGLKVTAVDPALMHESLRKNPALKILRKNAGDVKFPENEFDLLVCDMSWSPKLMAKLVTGLLHSLSPGGTAIVTVKLMHKKPMAVIKEIIAMFESERMQIQRAKQLFHNRDEITLYMIKY
- the rnz gene encoding ribonuclease Z encodes the protein MEIYFLGTNAGVPTLQRNVTSVALRLLEERRSFWMFDCGEGTQHQVLRSPLRLGKLEKLFITHLHGDHLFGLPGLLSSRGYQGGTGPLTVYGPPGLKAYLDISLSVSQSRIPYPLEIVEHSGGLIFEDDGFKVEAGLLEHRIDSYGYRVTEKDSPGNLNKELLMSYGLKPGPLYGLLKKGQDVTTEEGVLIRAAEVVNAPKRGRIVTVLGDTRPCQGTLPLALDADLIIHEATFGHDLKEMAHQYHHSTARQAAELARDAGGRELLLTHFSSRYTTQEELLPLLAEAQEIFPQTLLAEEFCTFPVYRRTPGNDPGK
- the metH gene encoding methionine synthase; translation: MGTMIQQVPLTGADFGGEELDGCNEMLVLTRPELIQGIHEKYLEAGADLIETNTFGATSVVLAEYDIPQRAREINLEAARLARNAVDKYDTPDRPRYVIGAMGPTTKTLSVTGGVTFQELVQSYEEQAAALIEGKVDALLLETSQDTLNVKAGSIGIRNAFEQSGITLPVMISGTIEPMGTTLAGQNIEAFYISLEHLKPISIGLNCATGPEFMRDHIRSLSAISSAAVSCYPNAGLPDENGNYHESPDSLARKLAGFAEKGWLNIAGGCCGTTPDHIRAMAEVLAEYPPRGLDGQHPPALSGIEPVYIESDNRPYMVGERTNVLGSRKFKRLIVEGKYEEASEIARAQVKSGAQVIDVCVQDPDRDESADITKFLELVVKKVKVPLMIDTTDPKVIDLALQYSQGKAIINSINLEDGEEKFELVTPLIHKYGAAIVVGTIDESGQAIKAADKLNVAKRSYELLVNKYGLAPEDLIFDTLVFPVGTGDEQYIGSAKETIDGIRLIKEALPEVHTILGISNVSFGLPEAGREVLNSVFLYECTKAGLDYAIVNTEKVERYASIPEQERYLAEQLIYNTNDDTLSAFVAAFRGKKVEKKEKISNLSLEERLASYVVEGTKEGLIPDLNEALTKSGPLEIINGPLMAGMSEVGRLFNNNELIVAEVLQSAEVMKASVSHLEQFMQKDETSVKGKIMLATVKGDVHDIGKNLVEIILSNNGYEIINLGIKVPPESIIEAFRREKADAIGLSGLLVKSAQQMVLTAQDLRTAGIDVPIMVGGAALTRKFTKTRIRPEYDGLVLYAKDAMDGLDIANRLMNPEERVKIEEEVRLEAEAAVAVAPQQELPVLTRAVRSKISPDAPVFTPPDLERHVLRNYPLGHIIPYVNMQMLLGHHLGLKGSVEAQLAAGDPRTVELKETVDEILHHAMLEGTMTPHAMYQFFPAQSRGNDILIYDPQDTATVLHTFTFPRQNVEPYLCLADFLKSVDSGIMDYVGFLVVTAGHGVREMSAELRDKGDYLRSHALQAVALEVAEGLAERVHHMMRDTWGFPDPADMTMKQRHGARYQGIRVSFGYPACPDLEDQGPLFKLMSPGDIGVELTEGFMMEPEASVSAMVFAHPEAQYFNVEKQ
- a CDS encoding deoxyribonuclease IV codes for the protein MTSSPKIGAHVSIRGGYGQAARFAWESGATCFQYFPKNPRSLRVKPLDKRDASSCAAFCREKGMVSIAHTPYPTNLAAASEGATPRPVMVASLLNDLEIAEACGSLGIVVHFGHFSGTEPLQGYQNIIQCINDTLKSWDGQAKLLIENQAGNHGKEGMTLEELVKIRELSRYPEKIGFCLDTCHAFAAGIWNPQHTGEFLQRGEALGYWPHLAAVHLNDSMYAFGLRKDRHAQIGKGCIGDAGLRTLLTAEPFGRTAIALETGKGPDGTHRQEIAAVRKWYEAEVQL